In the genome of Mytilus edulis chromosome 3, xbMytEdul2.2, whole genome shotgun sequence, one region contains:
- the LOC139517033 gene encoding keratin, type I cytoskeletal 9-like: MLKFTVILACLAVSYANLGLNVGKNGGSIGGSIGGKSVKGLDNGWDQNGLDNGNGLLHNGIDNGNGWGQNGHDNGNGWDQNIHDNGNGWSLNGQGNGNGLGHNGHENGNEWGEIGHEIGNVWGHNGLDNGNELGHNGQDNGWGNNGLDNGWGQNGQDGNEWVHNGQNNGNDWGINNGNEWGQNGQEWGNNGQEWGNNGQEWGNNGNEWGHNGIDNGNDWGLNNGIGNELDIVGGNSFGSVSGKNFGGFGKKGSFAPDLSGKGKIIGFGKGSGSFGPVSNKGFGGFGKKSGSFGPILNRGIGGFGKKSGLVFNKKLGGYVQKSGPFGPVFNRGFGGYGKRFNTFRPAFGKRFGGYGKKSGGFRGNFGSFGPRFGGYGKKYGGFGKSFGGFGKKFGGYGKSYGGYGKKFGGVKIVKSFGGYRRY, from the coding sequence ATGCTGAAGTTCACAGTTATCTTGGCTTGCTTGGCCGTTTCTTATGCCAATTTGGGATTAAACGTTGGCAAGAATGGTGGATCTATCGGTGGTTCAATTGGCGGTAAAAGTGTTAAAGGACTTGATAACGGATGGGACCAGAACGGACTTGACAATGGCAACGGATTGTTACACAACGGTATTGACAATGGCAATGGATGGGGCCAAAACGGACACGATAATGGAAATGGATGGGACCAGAACATTCATGACAATGGCAATGGATGGAGCCTTAATGGTCAGGGTAATGGAAACGGTTTAGGACACAACGGACATGAAAATGGCAATGAATGGGGAGAAATCGGACATGAAATCGGAAACGTATGGGGACATAATGGTCTCGACAACGGCAACGAATTGGGTCACAACGGACAAGACAATGGATGGGGAAACAATGGTCTCGACAACGGCTGGGGACAAAATGGTCAAGACGGAAACGAATGGGTCCATAATGGTCAGAACAACGGAAACGATTGGGGAATAAACAACGGCAACGAATGGGGACAGAACGGCCAAGAATGGGGAAACAACGGCCAAGAATGGGGAAACAACGGTCAAGAATGGGGTAACAACGGTAATGAATGGGGACATAACGGCATTGACAATGGTAACGACTGGGGACTTAACAATGGCATCGGCAATGAATTGGACATTGTTGGAGGAAACAGCTTCGGTAGCGTAAGCGGAAAGAACTTCGGTGGATTCGGAAAGAAAGGTTCCTTCGCACCAGACTTAAGTGGAAAAGGAAAGATCATTGGATTCGGAAAGGGATCAGGATCATTTGGACCAGTCTCAAACAAAGGATTTGGTGGATTCGGAAAGAAATCAGGATCATTTGGACCAATCTTGAATAGAGGTATTGGTGGATTCGGAAAGAAATCAGGATTAGTCTTTAATAAAAAATTAGGAGGATACGTACAGAAATCAGGACCATTTGGACCAGTCTTTAATAGAGGATTTGGAGGATACGGAAAGAGGTTCAATACATTTAGACCAGCCTTCGGTAAAAGATTTGGTGGATACGGAAAGAAATCTGGAGGATTTAGAGGAAACTTTGGTAGTTTCGGACCAAGATTCGGAggatatggaaaaaaatatggaGGGTTCGGAAAGAGCTTCGGAGGATTTGGAAAGAAATTCGGAGGGTATGGAAAGAGCTATGGCGGATATGGTAAAAAATTCGGAGGAGTTAAAATTGTCAAGTCCTTTG